A part of Desulfotomaculum nigrificans DSM 574 genomic DNA contains:
- the cydC gene encoding thiol reductant ABC exporter subunit CydC, protein MKTFLHLLGLVRPYWRRMLLAVLLGFLTVGSNIGLLTTSAYLIARAALHPPVLNLMVAIVGVRFFGIARAVFRYLERYVSHDVTFRLLSQIRVWFYRALEPLAPARLMQYRSGDLLNRIVADVDILKNFYLRVLAPPLVALLILLVACVWLAHYEPKLAYLLLAFFLLAGVAVPLGIKYLGRGLGRRLVQVKSELNAHLVDSIQGMTEVLAFGQATRQQTRVAGLSRELLGLQQRLAAISGLANALTGLAMNLAMWSALVVTIPLVSAGKLPGVYLAMLVLGILSSFEAAAPLPLALHHLEESLTAARRLFEITDAKPPVADPVTPSPVPRGYDLCIKDLRFRYSPDTPWILDGLNLTVPTGGRVAIVGPSGAGKSTLVNLLLRFWDYQSGEIYLGGHSIKAYHPEVLRRLVGVVTQRTHLFNATIRENLLLARPEAGEEEMIQAARQASIHDFIQSLPRGYDTYVGEGGCKLSGGQRQRLAIARALLKNAPILILDEATTGLDPVTEREVMEAIYRLMEGRTTLVITHRPVGLEKMDQILVLDQGRF, encoded by the coding sequence ATGAAAACTTTCCTTCACTTGTTAGGTTTAGTTAGGCCCTACTGGCGGCGTATGCTGCTGGCGGTACTGCTGGGTTTTTTGACCGTTGGCAGCAATATCGGCCTGCTAACCACATCGGCTTACCTGATTGCCCGAGCCGCCCTGCACCCGCCGGTATTAAATTTAATGGTGGCCATTGTGGGGGTGCGCTTTTTTGGCATTGCCCGGGCAGTGTTCCGCTACCTGGAGCGGTATGTCTCCCATGATGTAACATTTAGACTGCTTAGCCAAATTCGGGTCTGGTTTTACCGGGCTCTGGAACCACTGGCTCCGGCCCGTTTGATGCAGTACCGCAGCGGGGATCTGTTAAACCGCATTGTGGCGGATGTGGATATACTCAAGAACTTTTACCTGCGGGTGCTGGCGCCGCCACTGGTGGCCCTGCTGATACTACTGGTGGCCTGTGTCTGGTTAGCTCACTACGAGCCTAAACTGGCCTACCTTTTACTGGCATTTTTCCTGTTAGCCGGGGTGGCCGTGCCCCTGGGTATAAAATACTTGGGTCGGGGCCTGGGCCGACGGTTGGTGCAGGTAAAATCCGAACTAAATGCCCACCTGGTGGACAGTATCCAGGGGATGACCGAAGTGCTGGCCTTTGGCCAGGCAACCCGACAGCAGACCAGAGTAGCCGGGTTAAGTCGAGAATTGTTGGGCTTGCAGCAGCGACTGGCTGCCATAAGTGGCCTTGCCAATGCTTTAACCGGTCTGGCTATGAACCTGGCCATGTGGTCAGCCCTGGTGGTGACCATCCCTCTGGTGTCCGCCGGGAAACTACCGGGGGTCTATTTAGCCATGCTGGTCCTGGGCATACTTAGTAGTTTTGAGGCGGCCGCACCTTTACCTCTGGCCCTCCATCATTTGGAGGAAAGTCTCACCGCCGCCAGGCGGTTATTTGAGATTACCGATGCCAAACCGCCTGTGGCAGACCCGGTGACCCCTTCTCCCGTGCCCCGGGGATACGACCTATGCATCAAGGACCTGCGTTTTCGTTATAGTCCGGATACTCCTTGGATTTTGGATGGTCTTAACCTGACCGTCCCCACCGGGGGGCGGGTGGCCATAGTTGGCCCCAGCGGGGCAGGTAAAAGCACCCTGGTCAACCTGCTGCTGCGTTTTTGGGATTACCAGTCAGGGGAAATTTACCTGGGCGGCCATTCCATTAAAGCCTACCACCCGGAGGTACTAAGGCGGTTGGTGGGGGTAGTAACCCAGCGCACCCATCTCTTTAATGCCACCATCCGGGAGAACCTTTTATTGGCCAGACCGGAGGCAGGTGAAGAGGAAATGATACAAGCGGCCCGACAGGCCAGTATTCATGACTTTATCCAAAGCCTGCCCCGGGGTTATGATACCTATGTAGGTGAGGGTGGGTGCAAGCTTTCCGGGGGCCAACGCCAGCGCCTGGCCATCGCCAGGGCCCTTTTAAAGAATGCCCCCATCTTAATACTGGATGAGGCTACCACCGGGCTGGACCCGGTAACTGAACGGGAAGTGATGGAGGCTATTTACCGGCTAATGGAGGGGCGGACCACGCTGGTTATTACCCACCGGCCGGTGGGACTGGAGAAGATGGATCAAATACTGGTCCTTGACCAGGGCCGCTTTTAA
- the dxs gene encoding 1-deoxy-D-xylulose-5-phosphate synthase, which produces MASILKTIYSPQDLQNLDYKELQCLAREIRETLINTVSVTGGHLAPNLGVVELTIAIHRVFNSAVDRIIWDVGHQSYVHKLLTGRQAQFSTLRQYGGLSGFPKRDESIHDAFDTGHSSTSISAALGMVLARDLKGEKYSVVAVIGDGSMTGGMAFEALNHAGHLKKNLIVILNDNEMSIAPNVGALSSYLSSLRTDPKYSRSKDEIAELLQKIPHGPKLLKVVDRLKDSLKYLVVPGMLFEELGFTYLGPVDGHDIKAVTTMLKQAKNLGGPVLVHVLTKKGKGYEPAEKNPDLFHGVGPFDVVTGAIKKIPGAPPSYTQIFGQTMINLAKQDDKIIGITAAMPSGTGLNKFAQEFPNRYFDVGIAEQHAVTMAAGLAAGGYRPVVAIYSTFLQRAYDQVLHDVCLQNLPVTFALDRAGLVGDDGPTHHGVFDLAYLRSIPNMVIMAPKDENELQHMLKTAVYHNAPTAVRYPRGAGEGVAIDSQLQTIPIGQAEVLWDGEDVVLLAIGNMVPEALKAAENLRAQGISAAVINARYVKPLDEELILHYAARTGHLVTVEEHVLMGGFGSAVLELLERAGLSEVKVKRIGIPDCFVEHGKQKILRANYGLTAEGIAETVLAGEQRLHKKRKRIKAVWGRE; this is translated from the coding sequence TTGGCCTCCATACTGAAAACCATATATAGTCCCCAGGACCTGCAGAATTTGGATTATAAAGAGTTGCAGTGTTTGGCCCGGGAAATCCGGGAAACGCTAATTAACACCGTGTCAGTTACCGGCGGCCATCTGGCCCCTAATTTAGGGGTGGTGGAACTGACTATTGCCATCCACCGGGTATTTAACTCGGCCGTGGATCGTATCATTTGGGATGTTGGTCATCAGAGTTATGTACACAAATTGCTTACCGGTCGCCAGGCACAGTTTTCCACACTGCGACAGTATGGTGGCCTTAGCGGATTCCCCAAGCGGGATGAAAGTATACACGATGCCTTTGATACCGGCCACAGCAGCACCTCCATATCCGCCGCCCTGGGTATGGTGCTGGCCAGGGATCTTAAGGGCGAGAAATATTCGGTAGTGGCAGTTATCGGGGACGGTTCCATGACCGGCGGTATGGCCTTTGAGGCCTTAAACCATGCCGGTCACCTGAAGAAAAACCTGATTGTTATTTTGAATGACAACGAAATGTCTATCGCCCCCAACGTGGGTGCCTTATCCAGTTATCTCAGCAGCTTGCGCACAGACCCCAAATATTCCCGCAGTAAGGATGAGATTGCCGAGCTACTGCAAAAGATTCCCCACGGGCCCAAACTATTAAAAGTGGTAGACCGCTTAAAGGACAGCTTAAAATATTTGGTGGTACCGGGGATGCTGTTTGAGGAATTGGGCTTTACCTACCTGGGACCGGTGGATGGCCATGACATTAAGGCTGTTACCACCATGCTAAAACAGGCTAAAAACCTGGGTGGTCCGGTGCTGGTACATGTTTTGACCAAAAAGGGTAAGGGTTATGAACCGGCGGAGAAAAACCCCGACTTGTTCCACGGGGTGGGTCCCTTTGATGTGGTCACCGGAGCTATCAAAAAAATCCCTGGTGCGCCGCCCAGTTACACCCAAATATTTGGCCAAACCATGATTAATCTGGCTAAACAGGATGACAAAATAATCGGTATTACTGCTGCCATGCCCAGTGGTACCGGATTAAATAAGTTTGCCCAGGAGTTTCCTAACCGTTACTTTGATGTGGGTATTGCCGAGCAACACGCTGTGACCATGGCCGCAGGTCTGGCTGCCGGAGGTTACCGGCCGGTGGTGGCCATTTATTCCACCTTTTTACAGCGGGCTTACGATCAGGTATTGCACGACGTTTGTCTGCAAAACCTGCCTGTTACCTTTGCCCTGGACAGGGCTGGTCTGGTGGGGGATGATGGACCCACCCACCATGGTGTTTTCGATCTAGCTTATTTACGCAGCATACCCAATATGGTGATTATGGCGCCCAAGGATGAAAATGAGCTGCAGCATATGTTGAAAACGGCGGTCTATCATAATGCACCCACCGCCGTGCGGTATCCCCGGGGTGCCGGCGAGGGCGTAGCCATAGACAGCCAGTTGCAAACCATACCCATAGGTCAGGCCGAAGTGCTGTGGGATGGAGAAGACGTGGTGTTACTGGCTATTGGCAACATGGTGCCGGAAGCCTTGAAAGCTGCCGAAAACCTTAGGGCCCAGGGAATTAGCGCCGCGGTGATTAATGCCCGTTATGTCAAGCCATTGGATGAAGAACTGATTTTGCACTACGCCGCTAGAACCGGCCATCTGGTGACCGTTGAGGAGCACGTGCTGATGGGTGGTTTCGGCAGTGCTGTACTGGAATTATTGGAAAGGGCAGGGTTGTCCGAGGTAAAGGTTAAACGGATCGGCATTCCGGACTGTTTTGTGGAGCATGGGAAACAGAAGATATTGCGGGCCAATTACGGATTAACCGCCGAGGGTATTGCGGAGACTGTACTGGCCGGAGAACAACGCCTGCATAAAAAACGCAAACGGATCAAAGCCGTTTGGGGGCGGGAATAA
- the cydD gene encoding thiol reductant ABC exporter subunit CydD: MIDKRLLREARRVRFYLALTVGLGTATGTVVVMQASYLARIINGVFLAGQNLRQVFPWLLILLGIILVRAALTWLNEISAHRAAAQIKGALREQLLARLLALGPLQVRGERTGELVNLLVEGVEALEDYFSRYLPQLALAAMVPLLILGFVFPLDLTSGFILLITAPLIPFFMILIGKWADHLTRQQWDRLSRMSAHFLDILQGLTTLKVFGRSKDQIQVIARVSNQFRETTLGVLRVAFLSALVLELLSTISTALVAVALGLRLVYGRIPFEQAFFLLLLAPEFYLPLRLLGSSFHAGMSGTTAANRIFEVLEMPVPVAAYPAAGQRVEAPLHISLRDVHYAYEAGTRAALRGVSFDLHPGERVALVGPSGAGKSTVAHLLLRFMEPDQGTISVNDIPLQKIPPDDWCQQVALVPQNPYLFYGTVADNILWGRPGATREEVIKAAQQAGAHRFISQLPQGYDTLVGEQGLRLSGGQAQRIAIARAFLKDAPLLILDEATAGLDPASEQVVHEALDRLMQGRTVLMITHSLATVERADRILVLAAGRVA; this comes from the coding sequence ATGATTGACAAACGGCTGTTACGGGAAGCCCGCCGGGTACGGTTTTATTTAGCCCTGACCGTTGGGTTGGGCACCGCCACCGGAACTGTTGTGGTGATGCAGGCCAGCTACCTGGCCCGGATAATTAACGGTGTTTTTCTGGCTGGTCAGAATTTAAGGCAGGTGTTTCCCTGGCTGTTAATTCTGCTGGGGATCATTTTGGTGCGGGCGGCTCTCACTTGGTTAAATGAGATCTCTGCTCACCGGGCAGCAGCGCAAATTAAAGGTGCGCTGCGGGAGCAGTTGTTAGCCCGCTTATTGGCCCTGGGCCCTCTGCAGGTGCGGGGTGAGCGAACCGGCGAGCTGGTTAACCTGTTGGTGGAGGGGGTGGAGGCTCTGGAGGATTATTTTTCCCGCTACCTACCTCAACTGGCCCTGGCAGCCATGGTGCCTTTGCTTATCCTGGGCTTTGTTTTTCCCCTGGACTTAACCTCAGGTTTCATTTTACTTATTACTGCGCCTTTAATACCCTTTTTCATGATCTTAATTGGTAAATGGGCGGATCACCTGACCCGGCAGCAGTGGGACAGATTAAGCCGCATGAGTGCTCATTTTCTAGACATATTACAGGGGCTCACCACCCTTAAGGTGTTTGGCCGCAGTAAGGATCAAATTCAGGTGATTGCCAGAGTAAGTAATCAATTTAGAGAAACCACCCTGGGGGTGTTACGGGTGGCCTTTTTGTCCGCTTTAGTGCTGGAACTCCTATCCACCATTAGCACGGCTTTGGTGGCAGTGGCCTTGGGATTACGGCTGGTCTACGGCCGGATTCCCTTTGAACAGGCCTTTTTTTTGTTGCTGTTGGCACCGGAATTTTATTTGCCCCTGCGGCTTTTAGGCAGCAGCTTTCATGCCGGTATGTCCGGGACCACGGCTGCCAACCGTATTTTTGAGGTGCTGGAGATGCCAGTACCGGTGGCTGCCTACCCGGCAGCCGGGCAAAGAGTGGAGGCGCCGCTGCATATCTCCTTACGGGACGTCCACTATGCTTATGAAGCCGGGACCAGAGCGGCCCTGAGGGGTGTTTCCTTTGACCTGCACCCCGGGGAAAGGGTGGCCCTGGTTGGTCCCAGCGGGGCTGGCAAAAGCACGGTGGCCCACCTGTTGTTACGTTTTATGGAACCGGATCAGGGCACCATCAGTGTCAATGATATACCGCTACAAAAAATCCCGCCGGATGACTGGTGTCAGCAGGTGGCCCTGGTGCCGCAAAATCCCTATCTCTTTTACGGCACGGTGGCCGACAACATCCTGTGGGGACGCCCCGGTGCTACCAGGGAAGAAGTTATCAAGGCAGCTCAACAGGCTGGTGCCCACCGGTTCATCAGCCAATTGCCCCAGGGTTATGATACTTTGGTGGGTGAGCAGGGCCTGCGGCTAAGCGGCGGGCAGGCCCAGCGAATAGCCATTGCTCGGGCCTTTCTTAAAGACGCTCCCCTGTTAATTCTGGATGAAGCCACCGCCGGGTTGGATCCCGCCAGTGAGCAGGTGGTACATGAGGCTCTGGACCGGTTGATGCAGGGCCGTACCGTTTTAATGATAACCCACAGTTTGGCCACCGTGGAGCGGGCTGACCGGATTCTGGTACTGGCCGCCGGGCGGGTGGCCTAG
- the cydB gene encoding cytochrome d ubiquinol oxidase subunit II gives MDLNVLWFILVTVLFVGFFFLEGFDYGVGILLPFLGQNDTERRVIINTIGPVWDGNEVWLITAGGALFAAFPNWYATLFSGFYLALFLMLLALILRGVAFEFRSSDKSPAWRNLWDWLIFGGSLVSALLWGVAVTNLLQGVPINGNMQYVGTFGDLLTPYTLVGGVATLLVFMLHGALFLTLKTEGEMVERAGRLARRIGIMAIPVIILLALLTYTNTDLFAKAGAGVVLGAAGLCLILAHWLLRAGRHGWAFAANSLTIVLFTVSMFWGLFPRVMVSSLKPEWSLTIYNASSSPYTLKVMTVVALTMVPIVLLYQGWTYWVFRRRVNNKNLHY, from the coding sequence ATGGACTTAAATGTACTCTGGTTTATCCTGGTGACAGTTTTATTTGTGGGCTTCTTCTTCCTGGAAGGATTTGATTACGGGGTGGGTATCCTGCTGCCCTTCCTGGGCCAAAATGATACTGAGCGCCGGGTGATTATTAACACCATTGGCCCGGTTTGGGACGGCAATGAAGTCTGGTTAATCACCGCCGGTGGTGCCTTGTTTGCCGCCTTCCCCAATTGGTACGCCACGCTGTTTAGCGGCTTTTACCTGGCCCTGTTTCTCATGCTGCTGGCGTTGATCCTGCGCGGGGTGGCCTTTGAGTTTCGCAGCAGTGATAAAAGTCCTGCTTGGCGCAACCTTTGGGATTGGCTGATCTTTGGCGGCAGTCTGGTATCAGCCTTGCTGTGGGGTGTGGCGGTAACTAATCTGCTGCAAGGGGTACCCATTAACGGTAACATGCAATATGTTGGTACTTTTGGGGATCTGTTGACACCCTATACCCTGGTGGGGGGCGTCGCTACCTTGCTGGTCTTTATGCTGCACGGTGCCCTTTTCCTCACTCTGAAAACTGAGGGTGAGATGGTGGAACGGGCTGGTCGGCTGGCCCGCCGGATAGGAATAATGGCTATCCCGGTGATAATTTTGCTGGCCCTGTTGACTTACACCAACACTGACCTGTTTGCTAAAGCAGGTGCCGGCGTGGTGCTGGGGGCGGCCGGTCTTTGCTTAATTCTGGCCCACTGGCTGTTACGGGCCGGTCGCCACGGTTGGGCCTTTGCGGCTAACAGTTTGACCATTGTTTTGTTCACGGTATCCATGTTCTGGGGGCTGTTTCCCAGGGTAATGGTTTCCAGCCTGAAGCCGGAATGGAGCTTGACCATTTATAATGCTTCCTCCAGCCCCTATACTCTTAAGGTGATGACGGTGGTGGCCCTGACCATGGTACCCATTGTATTGCTGTACCAGGGCTGGACCTACTGGGTGTTCCGCCGGCGGGTAAATAACAAAAATTTACATTACTAA
- a CDS encoding bifunctional 5,10-methylenetetrahydrofolate dehydrogenase/5,10-methenyltetrahydrofolate cyclohydrolase, with product MTQILDGKQVAAIIKHELKQEILIHKGRGIEPKLTVLLVGDDPASVAYAAFLGKVSTGTGVVFDLQRLPATASEAEVKHKINELNQDPAVHGILMMMPLPPQVNKQRVMEAISPLKDVDGLHPFNRGHLISGGMCLQPATPMSCLEILKRSGISLAGKHLVIVGRGETVGKPLVFMALAEHATVSVCHSRTVDLGRFTRQADIIISAVGKPGLITAEMVKPGAVVVDAGISEVDGQIIGDVDFAGVKEVAGAITPVPGGVGSLTTVLILKNLLKGIQLQEQARQWEEAK from the coding sequence ATGACACAGATATTAGACGGAAAACAAGTTGCCGCAATCATTAAGCATGAGCTAAAACAAGAAATATTAATTCATAAAGGCAGAGGTATTGAACCCAAGCTGACTGTACTCTTGGTGGGCGATGACCCGGCCTCGGTGGCCTACGCTGCCTTTTTGGGCAAGGTAAGCACCGGTACCGGGGTAGTCTTTGATCTGCAAAGATTACCGGCCACCGCCAGTGAAGCCGAGGTTAAACATAAGATTAACGAATTGAACCAGGACCCTGCGGTGCACGGCATATTGATGATGATGCCATTACCGCCCCAGGTAAATAAACAGCGGGTGATGGAAGCTATTTCACCCTTAAAGGATGTTGACGGGTTGCATCCCTTTAACCGGGGGCACCTAATCAGCGGTGGTATGTGTCTGCAGCCAGCCACTCCCATGAGTTGCCTGGAGATCCTCAAACGTTCCGGTATCTCCCTGGCCGGTAAACATCTGGTAATTGTCGGCCGGGGTGAAACCGTGGGCAAACCACTGGTATTTATGGCTTTGGCTGAACACGCCACGGTATCAGTGTGTCACTCCCGGACGGTGGATTTAGGCCGTTTTACCAGACAAGCCGATATCATTATCTCTGCCGTGGGTAAACCAGGTTTAATTACGGCGGAGATGGTTAAGCCGGGGGCAGTGGTGGTGGATGCCGGCATCAGCGAAGTAGACGGCCAAATTATCGGGGACGTAGACTTTGCTGGGGTAAAAGAAGTGGCCGGAGCCATCACCCCGGTACCGGGCGGGGTTGGTAGTTTAACCACTGTGTTAATACTGAAAAACCTGCTTAAAGGCATTCAGCTTCAGGAGCAGGCCCGGCAGTGGGAGGAGGCCAAGTGA
- a CDS encoding cyclodeaminase/cyclohydrolase family protein has product MMLDFLNWSVQELLDKAAAPAPEPGGGGVSAIAAGLGSGMLTMVARITADSPKYKDVEREVRQLIVSLEKNTETLKSLARQDVEAYNNFMAALALPKDTPEEKALREEKKQQAAKLSAEVPMEIARTCLANLKAAASLAAVGSKPAISDVGVGAYLLEACLKSALLMVDANLAYINDQQFTHELLREKEILVFEAQKTCQTALERVRSRMK; this is encoded by the coding sequence ATGATGCTAGACTTTTTAAACTGGAGTGTGCAAGAATTACTGGACAAGGCCGCCGCCCCGGCCCCGGAGCCGGGGGGCGGCGGTGTGTCCGCCATTGCTGCCGGCCTGGGTTCCGGTATGCTGACCATGGTGGCTCGTATCACCGCGGATAGCCCAAAGTATAAAGATGTAGAACGGGAAGTAAGACAACTTATTGTTTCTCTGGAGAAGAACACAGAAACTTTGAAATCCTTAGCCCGGCAGGACGTAGAGGCCTATAACAATTTTATGGCGGCCCTGGCCTTACCCAAGGATACACCGGAGGAAAAGGCACTGCGGGAGGAGAAAAAACAACAAGCGGCCAAGTTATCCGCCGAGGTGCCCATGGAAATTGCCAGAACCTGCCTGGCCAACCTGAAGGCGGCAGCTTCCCTGGCTGCCGTTGGTAGTAAACCAGCCATCAGTGATGTGGGCGTGGGGGCTTACTTACTGGAAGCATGTCTCAAAAGTGCGCTTTTGATGGTTGATGCCAATCTTGCTTATATTAACGATCAGCAATTTACTCATGAGTTGCTGAGAGAAAAAGAAATTTTAGTGTTTGAGGCTCAAAAGACGTGCCAGACAGCCCTGGAAAGGGTTAGATCCCGAATGAAATAA
- a CDS encoding polyprenyl synthetase family protein, with product MSYQDQLKSYALAVDKALNEYLPAAEVYPSTIHEAMRYSVFAGGKRLRPILTIAAAEAVGGSMEQVMPVACALELIHTYSLVHDDLPAMDNDDFRRGRPTNHKVYGEAMAILVGDALLTQAFEVIAGTAVKVSPDKVNQVTLEIARAAGSLGLIGGQVVDTLSEDQVIDGQVLEYIHRHKTGALFRVAVRAGAILSGASAEELAALTTYAEQMGLAFQIKDDLLDIEGDEAKIGKPVGSDVKNKKATYPALYGLEKAREMAARAAAEAVAALEIFGPKAEFLRSIMHFIINRDH from the coding sequence ATGTCTTATCAAGATCAATTAAAAAGTTATGCCCTGGCGGTGGACAAGGCTTTAAATGAATACCTGCCTGCAGCGGAAGTTTACCCGTCCACCATTCACGAAGCCATGCGTTACAGTGTTTTTGCCGGTGGTAAAAGGTTAAGACCAATATTAACCATAGCGGCGGCAGAAGCTGTGGGAGGCAGCATGGAACAGGTTATGCCAGTGGCCTGTGCCCTGGAACTGATTCATACCTATTCCCTGGTACACGATGATTTACCGGCCATGGACAATGATGATTTCCGCCGGGGACGGCCCACCAATCACAAAGTTTATGGCGAGGCAATGGCTATTCTGGTGGGAGATGCCCTATTAACCCAGGCCTTTGAAGTTATTGCCGGTACCGCTGTCAAGGTAAGCCCGGACAAAGTGAATCAGGTAACCCTGGAGATTGCCCGGGCCGCCGGTTCCCTGGGATTAATTGGCGGGCAAGTGGTGGATACCCTTTCGGAAGATCAGGTCATTGACGGTCAGGTATTGGAATACATCCATCGGCATAAAACCGGCGCACTATTTAGAGTGGCCGTCCGGGCCGGTGCCATCCTGAGCGGCGCCTCGGCCGAGGAACTGGCTGCCTTAACTACCTACGCCGAACAAATGGGTCTGGCTTTTCAAATTAAAGATGATTTGTTGGATATTGAAGGAGACGAAGCTAAAATTGGTAAACCCGTCGGCAGTGACGTTAAAAATAAAAAAGCCACCTATCCCGCATTATACGGTTTAGAAAAGGCCAGAGAAATGGCAGCCCGGGCAGCGGCAGAAGCGGTGGCCGCCCTCGAAATTTTTGGCCCCAAAGCGGAATTTTTACGATCAATCATGCATTTTATTATCAATAGAGATCATTAA
- a CDS encoding cytochrome ubiquinol oxidase subunit I produces the protein MNELLLARWQFGITSVYHFLFVPLTLGLSVLVAIMETMYVRTGDETYKKMTKFWGKLFLINFAMGVVTGIVQEFHFGMNWSEYSRFVGDIFGAPLAIEALLAFFLESTFLGVWIFGWDKLPKKLHAFSIWMVAIGSNLSALWILIANSFMQEPVGYAIRNGRAEMTDFWALITNPHVFYQFPHTVLGGFATGAFFVMGISAYHLLRKSHADFFRRSFKIGLIFGLISVFLVTAVGHMQGQYLVRKQPMKMAAAEAHWETASPAPLAVVAVIDEKNQTNSFEIEIPGLLSFLSHNSFTGEVKGIKELQAEAQAKYGPGNYVPPVTSIFWSFRIMVAAGSWMVLITLVGLYLWRTQKLETKPLILKALLWSIPVPYIANTTGWYMAEVGRQPWMVYGLQKVEAAISPAVSAGEILTTMIAFTVVYGVLAVADLYLLVKFIKQGPEGLTADGSMESSTKGVSLWT, from the coding sequence ATGAATGAACTCCTGCTGGCCAGATGGCAATTTGGTATCACCTCAGTTTATCACTTTCTCTTTGTACCTTTAACGCTGGGGTTGTCTGTCCTGGTGGCCATCATGGAAACCATGTACGTAAGAACCGGTGATGAAACCTACAAGAAAATGACCAAGTTCTGGGGCAAACTGTTCTTGATTAACTTTGCTATGGGTGTGGTCACCGGTATTGTCCAGGAATTCCACTTTGGCATGAACTGGTCGGAGTATTCCCGTTTTGTGGGGGATATTTTTGGTGCGCCCCTGGCCATCGAAGCGTTACTGGCCTTCTTCCTGGAGTCCACATTTTTGGGGGTATGGATTTTTGGCTGGGATAAGCTGCCTAAGAAACTGCATGCCTTCAGTATCTGGATGGTGGCCATCGGCAGTAATCTGTCGGCTCTTTGGATTTTGATTGCCAATTCATTTATGCAGGAACCGGTGGGTTATGCAATTCGTAACGGTCGGGCAGAGATGACAGACTTTTGGGCCTTGATTACCAACCCTCATGTCTTCTACCAGTTTCCGCACACGGTACTGGGCGGTTTTGCCACCGGCGCCTTTTTCGTCATGGGTATTAGTGCCTACCATCTGTTACGGAAAAGCCATGCTGATTTTTTCCGGCGTTCCTTTAAAATTGGCTTAATCTTTGGCCTGATCAGCGTCTTCCTGGTCACTGCCGTAGGCCATATGCAGGGTCAGTATTTAGTCCGTAAACAGCCGATGAAAATGGCCGCAGCGGAAGCCCATTGGGAAACTGCCAGCCCGGCACCCCTTGCTGTGGTGGCGGTGATAGATGAAAAAAATCAAACTAACTCTTTCGAGATTGAAATTCCCGGTCTCTTAAGTTTCTTATCTCACAATTCCTTCACCGGCGAGGTAAAAGGGATTAAGGAACTGCAGGCGGAGGCCCAGGCCAAATATGGTCCCGGTAATTACGTTCCCCCGGTAACCTCAATCTTTTGGAGCTTTCGCATCATGGTGGCGGCAGGCAGCTGGATGGTGCTAATTACCCTGGTTGGCCTGTACCTGTGGCGAACCCAAAAATTAGAGACAAAGCCTCTAATTTTAAAGGCTTTGCTGTGGAGTATTCCGGTACCCTATATTGCTAACACCACCGGCTGGTACATGGCCGAGGTGGGCCGCCAGCCCTGGATGGTTTACGGATTACAGAAAGTAGAAGCAGCTATCTCGCCGGCGGTTTCGGCCGGTGAAATCCTAACCACCATGATTGCCTTTACGGTGGTTTATGGAGTGCTGGCAGTGGCTGATCTGTATTTGCTGGTCAAATTTATTAAACAGGGACCGGAAGGGTTGACTGCCGACGGTTCCATGGAGAGCTCCACCAAGGGGGTGTCCTTATGGACTTAA
- the xseB gene encoding exodeoxyribonuclease VII small subunit: MEEKEKTFEQALARLEEVIRELESSQLPLDQALELFAEGIALSKYCNSCLEQAEQKISLLMNDGGVIEAPSTWAGGGQ, from the coding sequence ATGGAAGAAAAGGAAAAGACCTTTGAACAGGCCCTGGCCAGACTGGAGGAAGTTATTAGAGAATTAGAATCCAGTCAACTGCCGTTGGATCAAGCGTTGGAGTTGTTTGCCGAAGGGATCGCCCTGTCCAAATACTGCAACAGTTGTTTAGAACAAGCTGAACAAAAAATTAGTCTGCTGATGAATGATGGAGGAGTTATTGAAGCACCTTCTACCTGGGCCGGGGGTGGTCAATAA